The window TCGACGACGGCTTCCAGCATCTGGCGCTCCAGCGGGATCTCGACATCGTCGTCCTCGACGGCGCGTCGCCTTTCGGCAACGGCAAGCTCCTCCCCAGGGGCCCGCTGCGCGAGGGGCCGGAGGCGCTCCGCCGCGCCCATCTCGGCTGGATCGCGAAATGCGACGAGGGCGATCCGGCGACGGTGGAGGCGGCGGCGCGCATCGTCGAGCGCCACGTCGGCAGCGCGCCCGTTCGCTCCCGCTACCGCGCGAGCCGCCTGCTCTCGGCGGATCTGCGCACCGAACTGTCGCTCTCCCTCCTCGAGGGCCAGCCGGTCGTGCTCCTCGCCGGCGTGGCGCGGCCCCATTCCTTCCGCCGCACCCTCGAGCACGCGGGCGCCCGCGTGATCGAGGAGGCCCTTTTCCCCGACCACCACGCCTTCACCAGAGCCGAGGTGGAGCGGGTGCTCGCCAGCGCCCGCGCCCTCGGCGCGGAGCGGGTCTGCTGCACCGAGAAGGACGCGGTGCGGCTGCCGCGCGACCTGCACGGTGGCGATCGGCTGGTGGTGGTGCAGGTGGAGACCGAGATCGTCGCTGGCGGCGCGCTTCTCGCCGCAGCGCTCGACCGTGTCGTCGGAGGCAGGCGTGGCTAGCTGGATCGTCGTCGGGGCCCTCTTCGCCGTGGTGCTCTTCGTCCTCGGCGTGGTCGCCTCCCAGGGTCGGCTGCTCGGCTGGCTGGTGGCGCGGCTGCCGCACCCGCTGCTCCTCGCGCTGGGCAAGGCGCTCGGCGCGCTCCTCGCCGCCGTCGGCGTGCGCCGTCGCATCGCCCTCGCCAACCTCGCGCAGGCCTTCCCCGAGCGCGATGCGGGCTGGCGCGCCCGGACCCTGCGGATCT of the Vulgatibacter sp. genome contains:
- the lpxK gene encoding tetraacyldisaccharide 4'-kinase, whose translation is MNLVRLLHEQDEPAWQRLLLAPLAPAAGLFGAAAATRRGLYRRGVLRSAKAPIPVISVGNLAVGGAGKTPVTIHLVREFQQRGLKVAVLSRGYGGTGRGARVVSRGEGLLLDAKDAGDEPVLVARRCPGAQVLVGTNRAELAAIAGTHLRADVAILDDGFQHLALQRDLDIVVLDGASPFGNGKLLPRGPLREGPEALRRAHLGWIAKCDEGDPATVEAAARIVERHVGSAPVRSRYRASRLLSADLRTELSLSLLEGQPVVLLAGVARPHSFRRTLEHAGARVIEEALFPDHHAFTRAEVERVLASARALGAERVCCTEKDAVRLPRDLHGGDRLVVVQVETEIVAGGALLAAALDRVVGGRRG